The Pseudomonas sp. B21-023 genomic interval AAAACCAGCCTTGGCTGCTGGCCGGTATCCGCCAAAACGGTTAACCGTCGCACGTTGCAGAAAAAACCCCGGGCCTGTCCCGGGGTTTTTGCTTTTGCCAGAGCGGCCTACTAGGGTATAACGCGCAGCGTTGTCATAAGGTCAGAGGATGTGAACCGTGGAAGAAGTGATCGAACAACTCCGTGAAGCCAACGAGCCGGTACCGGTGCCGCTGGAACTGCCGGACGAGGATCAGCTGGTCGAAATCGAGGAAGAGCTGTTCATCAATATCCCCTTCGTGTTCAAGGAATACCTGCTGACCGTCAGTGACGTGGTGTACGGCAGCCTCGAGCCGGTGACCGTGACCGACCCGCAATCCCACACCTACCTGCCGGAGGTGGCGGCCAATGCCTGGGACGCCGGCGTGCCCCGCGACCTCATCCCGATCTGCCAGGACGGAGACGATTTCTACTGCGTTGAAGAGGACGGCACCGTGGTGCTGTGGTCCGGTGAAGAGGAAATCGTCACCGAGGAAAGCTGGGAATCGGTCTGGCACTGGGCGCGGGATGTCTGGCTGGAAAGCTGAATGAGAAATACCCGCACAAAGTGATGGCTTATAGCTACCAATCACTCGTAGAATCGCCAGGCTCTCTGCGCCTGGCGACACTGCTACCGCTCCATCCCCTCGGACGACGGTGAAATCTTGCGCAGAAAGCGTTAACCGCTCCCTCAGTGCGAATGATCGCGGCTGTTCTCCAACGTCTCCAGCAACGCCACCTGCATTCGCGTATGCACACGGATCAGCCAGCGCCACAGCAGCGCCACCACCACCGCCGCCACTACCCCGATGATCAGCAGCAGTTCGCTGGTCGGCAGAATGCTCGCCGACAAGGCTGACAGCAGCAGGAAGATCACCAGCAGTGACAACAACGGTATCACCTCGGCAATTACCCGCCGTACACGCTGGGTATGCCGCCCCGCCATCTCGGGTTTGACCCCCATCTCCGCCAGCAGCATCGACAGCGCCTTGAGCTTGCGATAGGCGGCGATCAGGAACGGCAGCGACAGCAGCAGCGCCGCGCCCCAGATCAGGGCCTTCTGCTGACCGGCATCCGTCACCCATTCGCTCAACCAGGCGCCGATACGCCCGGCAAAGTAGCCGCCACTGAAGAAGATCGCGATCACCAGCGCCAGGTTAACCCCCACCTGCAACAAGATGCGCCGGATCATCGCCGCCAGCATGGCCCCCTCGCCTTGGGGCTGAATACTGCGCAACCACTCGCCGTACAGTGAAAGCACCCGTGCCAGACGGCTTGGTACTACCTTGCCCAGCTTGATCGACAACGGGTCGGCGGCGCGAATCAGGTAGGGTGTGAGCAAGGTGGTGATGGCCGAGACAGCCACCGCGACCGGGTAGAGGAAGTCG includes:
- a CDS encoding SMI1/KNR4 family protein yields the protein MEEVIEQLREANEPVPVPLELPDEDQLVEIEEELFINIPFVFKEYLLTVSDVVYGSLEPVTVTDPQSHTYLPEVAANAWDAGVPRDLIPICQDGDDFYCVEEDGTVVLWSGEEEIVTEESWESVWHWARDVWLES